A genomic segment from Spinacia oleracea cultivar Varoflay chromosome 3, BTI_SOV_V1, whole genome shotgun sequence encodes:
- the LOC110805457 gene encoding uncharacterized protein, whose protein sequence is MKTTGSGPKDKGKGIMPTNRQGGSQIRNEQLGYIDLAIWMGGKFVFNKGETDYVGGKLYTRLTVWLHELTVFSLRELVMKGMSGTIGRIIENFSVWFRLHGMNLTKGRKIIHTHDDIWRLLETKDGSNRVILYIIEESKPAFIGPSVTYQTANFKPPRPLKQATQSNPSGPQRTLTQPITTKPAGPSTVTLKQVKMEPLQSKFSLVRRSPRLGFDPDVIYMGKGTGPSENPSTVKEPNKTQLKKPIASATVKASVPKPIPSNISSVDPHTPSTEPTEIPPHTTTTPTKPSKTPLPANPPLLSPDLKTSTPRRKSVAQKGKKVKGKAGKVGKKKGKGKKKDPGDCLFENDEFGDWSESDSDFSDLDVEFEPGEEDRKQLEEDELFCEPLSTVLRGNKRVDKVAAPEVEEQADLAPEVEEQVDLEHEVDYDSEELRSLCGSDDEVDPYPTFNPESDFKKKIVLSLGLKFPSVHAVRKAIRYHSIENHYDYYLLHNGRKRVSVYCRYRCSCPWDKKHAKLVKCVCDDPHKCRFKIHVKKLRMEETFQIKSLRLKHTCGVVHSSSKITSEWLAEKYLEEWRSEPYWRLVKFRERVYKETGLHIGYYKSWFARARAKLILYGDAADEYAAVYDYGYAILQYNPGSSAYVQCQIRDNPTPFFQRLYVCFEALKVGFKNGCRPLIGVDGCHLKGAHPGMILVAVSKDGNNNIFPVAWAVVEVENADSWTWFLDLLMKDIGHHDGEGLTLMSDRQKGLLDAISVVSSKAEVRFCARHIWANFKNKFSGTAYKDLFWAAARSTTKHWHDSYMAEIKELNEDAYNYLSDIPPVHWCRHAFGSNSRSNMLLNNLCETFNAVIREARDKPIITCLDWIRRYVMRRNAEKWEGIQKYEGRFMPFVEKVLAWVYEASLNCIVCPSRLDEWEVETAFDRHVVDLKELTCTCFRWELTGIPCPHAYACIVKKRWRPEDFVHECYSKAKYLATYSPHIKPMPGMKQWKKTDLPRPLPPLLRKMPGRPKSHKRKKEAGEDAEERFVKRGKKPNNCSNCKQPGHNKRKCNNPPGVIQPKEPGRDPSKNPWVVADRNKRAARVLRRYNAESVTQPQQQNSSAATMQQTFNAPPQSSQTGSYQPPPLSQTSSQQPGQTASQHPGPSSQTSTHQPQTSLPPKLRPKLQTTKKPVWHI, encoded by the exons ATGAAAACGACAGGAAGTGGTCCAAAGGATAAGGGAAAGGGGATAATGCCAACGAACCGACAAGGTGGATCCCAAATCAG GAATGAGCAGTTGGGTTACATTGATCTTGCAATATGGATGGGGGGAAAGTTTGTTTTCAATAAGGGGGAAACTGATTATGTTGGTGGGAAGTTGTATACTAGATTGACAGTGTGGTTGCATGAGTTAACTGTTTTTAGTTTGAGGGAGCTTGTAATGAAAGGGATGAGTGGAACTATAGGGAGGATTATTGAGAATTTCAGTGTATGGTTTAGGCTACATGGGATGAATTTGACTAAGGGTAGGAAGATTATACACACTCATGATGATATATGGAGGTTATTGGAGACAAAAGATGGGTCTAACAGGGTGATTTTGTACATTATTGAGGAATCCAAACCAGCTTTTATTGGCCCATCTGTTACCTACCAAACTGCCAACTTTAAACCACCAAGACCACTGAAACAAGCTACACAAAGCAATCCTTCTGGGCCACAAAGAACACTGACCCAGCCCATTACAACCAAACCTGCTGGCCCATCAACAGTGACCCTAAAACAAGTGAAAATGGAACCACTTCAGTCAAAGTTTTCCCTAGTTAGGAGAAGCCCAAGGCTTGGTTTTGATCCTGATGTGATTTACATGGGAAAGGGTACAGGGCCAAGTGAGAATCCATCCACTGTAAAAGAACCCAACAAAACCCAATTAAAAAAGCCAATTGCTTCAGCCACTGTCAAAGCAAGTGTTCCTAAACCTATTCCCTCAAATATATCTTCAGTTGATCCTCACACTCCAAGTACAGAACCAACAGAAATCCCTCCTCATACCACCACCACTCCCACAAAACCTTCAAAAACACCTCTGCCTGCAAACCCACCTCTTCTTAGTCCAGATTTGAAGACCTCTACCCCTAGGAGAAAGAGTGTAGCACAGAAGGGGAAAAAGGTCAAAGGAAAAGCAGGAAAAGTAGGGAAGAAAAAGgggaaaggaaagaaaaaggatCCTGGGGACTGTTTATTTGAAAATGATGAGTTTGGTGATTGGTCTGAAAGTGATTCAGACTTTTCAGATTTAGATGTGGAGTTTGAACCAGGGGAAGAGGACAGAAAACAACTAGAGGAGGATGAGTTGTTCTGTGAGCCATTGTCTACTGTGTTGAGGGGAAATAAGAGGGTAGATAAGGTTGCAGCACCTGAGGTGGAAGAACAAGCGGATCTAGCACCTGAGGTGGAAGAACAAGTGGATCTAGAACATGAGGTGGATTATGATTCAGAGGAGCTTAGAAGTCTTTGTGGTTCAGATGATGAAGTAGATCCATACCCTACCTTTAATCCAGAGTCAGACTTCAAGAAAAAGATTGTGCTCAGTTTGGGTTTAAAGTTCCCGAGTGTTCATGCTGTTAGGAAAGCGATAAGGTATCATTCGATCGAGAACCACTACGATTACTACCTTCTTCATAATGGAAGGAAGAGGGTGAGTGTGTATTGTAGGTATAGATGTAGTTGTCCATGGGATAAAAAGCATGCAAAGCTTGTAAAGTGTGTGTGTGATGATCCACATAAGTGTAGGTTTAAGATTCATGTGAAGAAACTAAGGATGGAAGAAACGTTTCAGATCAAGTCTTTAAGGTTAAAGCATACTTGTGGTGTGGTTCattcaagttctaaaatcaCATCGGAGTGGTTAGCTGAGAAGTATTTGGAGGAGTGGAGGTCAGAACCATATTGGAGGCTTGTTAAGTTTAGGGAAAGGGTTTACAAGGAAACGGGGCTACATATTGGATACTACAAGTCATGGTTTGCTAGGGCTAGAGCCAAATTGATTCTGTATGGGGATGCTGCAGATGAGTATGCTGCTGTGTATGACTATGGGTATGCAATTCTTCAATACAATCCTGGTTCTTCAGCCTATGTACAATGCCAGATTAGAGACAACCCCACTCCGTTCTTTCAAAGATTGTACGTCTGTTTTGAGGCTCTCAAAGTGGGTTTTAAGAATGGATGTAGGCCCCTGATTGGAGTAGATGGTTGTCACCTTAAAGGGGCTCATCCAGGAATGATCTTAGTGGCTGTGAGCAAAGATGGAAATAACAATATTTTTCCCGTAGCTTGGGCAGTGGTGGAAGTTGAGAATGCTGACAGTTGGACATGGTTTCTTGATTTGCTGATGAAGGACATAGGACACCATGACGGAGAAGGATTGACTCTTATGTCTGATAGGCAAAAG GGACTATTGGATGCTATATCTGTTGTGAGTTCAAAAGCCGAGGTCAGATTTTGTGCTAGACACATATGGGCTAACTTCAAGAATAAATTCAGTGGCACAGCCTATAAGGACCTGTTTTGGGCAGCAGCAAGATCAACAACTAAG CATTGGCATGATTCTTACATGGCTGAAATCAAAGAGCTAAACGAGGATGCATATAACTACTTGAGTGACATACCTCCTGTTCATTGGTGTAGACATGCATTTGGATCGAATTCTAGGTCTAACATGTTGCTCAACAACCTTTGCGAGACATTTAATGCTGTGATAAGGGAAGCTAGGGATAAACCAATAATAACCTGCCTAGATTGGATTAGGAGGTACGTAATGAGAAGGAATGCTGAGAAGTGGGAGGGTATTCAAAAGTATGAGGGGAGGTTTATGCCATTTGTTGAGAAGGTTTTAGCTTGGGTTTATGAAGCATCTTTGAATTGTATAGTCTGTCCTTCTAGATTAGATGAGTGGGAGGTGGAAACTGCTTTTGATAGGCATGTGGTAGATTTGAAGGAGTTGACATGCACATGCTTTAGGTGGGAGTTAACGGGAATACCATGTCCACATGCTTATGCATGTATTGTGAAGAAGAGGTGGAGGCCTGAAGATTTTGTTCATGAGTGTTACTCAAAGGCCAAATACTTAGCAACTTACTCGCCTCATATCAAGCCAATGCCCGGGATGAAGCAGTGGAAGAAAACAGATTTGCCTCGACCTTTGCCTCCACTGTTAAGGAAAATGCCAGGAAGGCCTAAGTCACataagagaaagaaagaagcaGGTGAGGATGCTGAGGAGAGGTTTGTGAAGCGAGGGAAAAAGCCGAATAACTGCTCAAACTGTAAACAACCAGGCCACAACAAGAGAAAGTGCAATAATCCACCTGGTGTTATTCAGCCCAAGGAACCAGGGAGGGATCCCTCCAAGAACCCATGGGTTGTTGCTGACAGAAACAAGAGGGCTGCAAGAGTTTTAAGG AGGTATAATGCTGAATCAGTCACTCAACCACAGCAACAAAACTCAAGTGCAGCTACCATGCAACAGACATTTAATGCTCCACCTCAATCCAGTCAGACAGGGAGTTATCAACCTCCTCCACTCAGTCAGACCTCAAGTCAGCAACCAGGTCAGACAGCAAGTCAGCATCCAGGTCCATCCAGCCAAACATCAACTCATCAGCCTCAAACATCACTCCCTCCAAAACTCAGACCCAAATTGCAGACAACAAAGAAACCAGTGTGGCATATTTAA
- the LOC130468967 gene encoding uncharacterized protein, producing MSSGSPCASKKCYCGIPSKMLTSWTTDNPGRKFLTCKFSDVHTGRKGCGWFYWVDPDVVEWQRVVTNELVVEKRLLKTELRVMMTELQKLEDDKALLVAANERLERICNGGVAGMKGTKDKGQEIAHSVFWFVVGLVVCCVLKFVMKFL from the coding sequence ATGTCGAGTGGGTCTCCTTGTGCTTCAAAAAAATGTTATTGTGGCATTCCATCCAAGATGTTGACATCGTGGACAACTGATAACCCGGGGAGAAAATTCCTGACTTGTAAGTTCTCTGATGTACACACTGGTAGGAAAGGATGTGGTTGGTTTTATTGGGTTGATCCTGATGTTGTGGAGTGGCAAAGAGTCGTGACGAATGAACTGGTGGTGGAGAAGAGATTGCTGAAAACAGAGTTGAGGGTCATGATGACAGAATTGCAGAAGTTGGAGGATGACAAAGCCCTTCTTGTTGCTGCCAATGAGAGGCTTGAAAGGATATGCAATGGTGGAGTGGCTGGAATGAAGGGGACAAAGGATAAGGGCCAAGAAATTGCCCATTCTGTATTTTGGTTTGTTGTAGGATTAGTTGTTTGTTGTGTGTTGAAGTTTGTAATGAAGTTCCTCTAG